The genomic segment GGGGCCGCCGAAGTTGAAGACGAGCGAGCCGATGCGCCGGCTCTCGGTGCCGCTGGACCTGGCCCGGATCAGCGCGATGCGGATCGTGTTGCCCTTTGGGTCGTCCCAGTCGAGAGGGGCCTTCATGGTCGCGCACTGCCAGACGTCGCCGTCCGGCAGCGGGGAGGGAGCGGTGCCGCCGCCCTCGGACTCGGACGGCGCCTCGCAGGTCTTCCAGCTCAGTTTCTGGGCCGTCAGGTCATGGTCGTCGCCCTTGGCGTCGTCGCCGCAGCTCGCCGCCGACAGGGACAGCAGGAGGGCGGTGGCGGTCACGATGACGGCACGTGGCCGGGGCGAGAGGGGCATGCACCCATCCTGGAGGCGCCCGGGTCGTCGTGCTCGGGGCGCGGGCCGTGCGGGTGAGACACGAGGATGGGTCGCCACGCGCGCGTGGGCGCGTGAGTTCCGGAAACGGGGCCCACGCGCGCGTGGACCCGCCTAGAGCGCGCCCTTTCGTGACAGTTGGTTGAAGGCCAGCCATCCCGGCAGCACGGGAAGCCACAGGGTCAGCAGGCGGAACAGCAGCACCGCGGGCGCGGCGACCTCCTTGGGGAGGCCGACGGCGATCAGGCCGACCGTCAGCGTGGCCTCGACCGCACCCACACCGCCCGGGGTCGGCGCGGCGGAACCCAGCGCGTTGCCCGCGAGGAAGACGACCGCCACGCTCGCGATGCTGATCGACACGTCATCGTTGCCGAACGCGCGGATCGAGGCGTCCAGGCACATCACGAAGCAGCCGGTGAGCAGCAGCATGCCGCCGATACCGGTGACCAGCTTCTGCGGCCGCTGCAGCACGTCGAGCATGCGCGGCACGACACCGGCGAAGAGCGACCGCACGCGGGTGACGACGAACTTGCGCAGGAACGGGATCGACGTCATCACCAGGACGAGCACCGCGACCGTCAGCAGGCCGGCGATGACGGTGCGGGACGGCGACAGGGACGGTGTCTTCTCGGTGCCGGTCAGATAACCGAAGGCCAGCAGCATCAGGATGTGGCAGCCGAGCCCGAAGAGCTGCGACGCGCCGACGCTCGCCACCGCGAGCCCCGGCCGCACCCCCGCACGCTGCAGGAAGCGTGTGTTGAGCGCCACACCGCCCACCGCTGCCGGCGCCACGATCTTGACGAACGATCCGGCGACCTGCGCCGCGATCGTCCGCAGGAACGGCACCCGCTCCGGCACGAAACCCAGCAGGCTCATCGCCGCCGCGACATAGCTCAGCGCGGAGAAGAACACCGCCGCGGCCACCCAGCCCCACTCGGCGTTCTCGATGAGCGGTCCGAACTCGATGTGGGTGAGCTGGGTCAGCAGGAAGTACGCGCCGATCGCGCCGGCGATGAGACTGATCAGCGTGCGCGGCTTGACCCGCTCCAGCCGTACCGGTTCGACCGGTGCCTGGGGCCTGATGAGCAGCACCTGGTGGCGGATCTGGGTGAGCAGGTCCTCCTCCCGGGCCTCCTCCAGGGCCTCGTCGATCGCCCGCTTCTCGGCCCGCTGCTCGGCCCGTACGGCTTTCTTGTCCGCCTTGCCGGGCTCGGCGGCCCTGCTGTGCTCCTCCGCGCGGGCCTGCTTGGCCAGGTGGGACGCCTCCAGGACCGCCTCGCGCTCACGTTCGGCGCGCTCCCGGGCCAGTCTGCGCAGGGTCGCGCGCGTGGAGCGTGAAAGGGCGATGGGCTGGAGCAGTGGCAGGCAGTCGGCCACCGCGTCGGGGCCGAGCACACTCACGGCCGAGGCCACCGCGCGTTCGGCGCCCACCCGCAGGCCCAGTGACGTCAGCAGCTGGGAGACGTCCATGCGCAGCACCAGGTCGCCGGCCGCGATCTCGCCGACGCGCAGATCGGTCAGGATCACCGTGCCGGAACGATCCACCAGGATCGCGTCGCCCACGAGCCTGCGGTGCGCGATGCGCCGCGACTGCAGTGCCTTCACCTGGTGCCAGGTGTCCGACATCAGCTCGTCGGTGACCTCGTCGTCCGCCAGGGAGTCCAGGGTGCGTCCGCCGGTGTGCTCGTAGACGAGCATCACGGCGTCCGGTCCGAGCTCGGAGGTCGCGATCAGCTTGGGCGCGTTGGCTCCGGCCGCGATGGCCGCGTACGCGAGGAGGGCCTCCTGCTCCAGCGCCTGGCGCAGCGACTGGAGGCTGCGGCGGGTGGTGATGCCACGCAGCGTCAGCCGCCGCCACACGCGGTAGAAGAACCCCTGTGCCTGCTGTTCCCGGTCCACGACGGTGACGTCCAGGGGTGGGCCGTCCTCCAGCGTCACGAAGTACCGGCGGCCCCGGTCGCCGCCCTCCGCCGTCTCCGGGACCTCCTCACGGGCCGCGCTCACCGGCTTGAAGCCGACCCGCCTGAGGCCGGCCATCAGGGTCCGGCCGGTCGGGCGTACGTTCGGGGAGCCGACCGCGTACAGCGTCCCGTAGGCGACGGTCCAGCCGATCAGCACCGTCAGGATGATCGAGAACGGTGTCGTGTAGCCGGTGACCAGCATCGAGAAGGCGTCCAGCAGCAGCACGATCCACAGCACGGCCCGCCATCGCGGTCTGCGGGACATGCCCACGGCGGTCATGTACGCGATGACCGGGGCGAGGTAGCCGTGCACGGGGTCGGTGAGGGCGTGGATGTCGCCGGGGGAGGGCTGGGTGAGGGCCTCCTGGATCGAGTCCGGGGCGGCCCTGGCGACCCACAGGTCGGTCGCCAGCGTCACACCGTGCGCCAGGACCGCCGCGAGCACGCCGTCGGCGATGCGCAGCCCGTCCCGCTTGATCAGCCGCTCGATCGCGAAGGCGACCGGCACCAGCAGGATCGCGATGCTCGACCCGAGGCCCGCGAGTTTGATCAGAAGATCGGGCGCCTGCCCCGTGCCCTTGCTGATGTCCTGCTCGAGCCCGGAGGTGGTGCCGTGGGCGAAGGCGGCGATCGCCAGCAGGACGATGATCCCGAGGATGCCGACCGACAGCCGCATGAGGTCGGAGGGACGGTGCACGCGCGCGGGGAGCAACGGTTCGTCGCCCTCGACCTCCTCGGCGTGGGCCTCCCCCGTGTCTTTCTCGTCCTGCTCGTCCTGCTCGACCTGCTGCTTCTGGTCCTCGTGCGTCTTGGAGGAGCCGCTTTCGGCCAAGGGCGGGGTCGTGCCGGGCGCCTTCTCCGAGACGTTGTCGGCGCCCTCGTCGCCCCCCTCGGCGGCGTTCGGGCGCGACGAGGCGTCAGAGGTGCCCGCCGCGTCATCGGGGTGCACGCTCTGCTGCTTCATCGTCTCTTCTTGGTCTCGTATCACCAGTCACCGCCCGCACGATGGTGGCATGCCCGGTGGGCACACAGGGGCATCAGGGTGCAATGCGGGGGCGCACAGTCTGCCCGAAGACCGCCCCCGGGGCGAGGGACGCCCACGTCGGTCACCACGTCCCATTGTCGGTGGGGTGGGGCAGGATGGGGCGGATGAGCGAGGAGAGCCTTCCGGCGGACGCCCTGCCGGAGTACGCGGAGCGGGTCCTCGAGGTCACCGACCTGATCCCGCCAGGGCGGGTCATGACGTACGGGGACGTCGCCGAATGGCTGGGGGAGGGCGGCCCGCGCCAGGTGGGCCGCGTGATGGCCCTCTACGGCGGTGCGGTGCCATGGTGGCGGGTCGTCCGCGCCGACGGCGTCCTGCTGCCCGGCCACGAACTGAGAGCCCTGGACCGCTACCGCGCGGAGGGCACCCCCCTGCGCGAGGCGAGCCGCACCACTGAGGGCCATGTGCCGCGCGTCGACATGAGACGAGCGCGCTGGGACGGCGACGGTCGCGCGGAGGGTCACACCTGACAGCTTCCGGCATCCGGCGGACCCGGGTGCGACGCCTGGTCCGTACGGGGGAAGCGGGGCACGTCGGTGGGATGCCGTACGTTCGTGGGGCGAGGGACGCAGGTGCCGCGCGAGTCGGGAGGGAACAAGAGGAAGCTCTGCTTCCGTACCACCCGTCGGCGTAGCGTCGGCTGCGCGTGTCCCTCTCACCCCGCGGCCACCGCCCTCACCGCGCGAGGGGCCTCGCACCCGTTTCCCGACCACCACCCCGTGACGCCGGCGCACCGCGTCGGCAGTGACACCTCGCACACCCACCAGGACCGGCGAACCACGTGAGCTCCTCTTTCTCCACCAGGCGCCTGTCGCACACCCAGGTGCGACAGGGGAGCCGTGGCGCTTACCGACTGGTGCGTACCCCACCACCCCGAACGGACCCCCCTCGTCTGGACGCCGAGCAGCGCGGCGTGGTTGACCACGAGACCGGCCCTCTGCTCGTCCTCGCAGGTCCGGGCACCGGCAAGACGACCACGCTCGTCGAGTCCGTGGCGGCCCGCGTCGCCCGCGGAGCGGACCCCGCGCGCGTGCTGGTCCTGACCTTCAGCCGCAAGGCGGCCGTGGAGCTCCGCGACCGCATGGCGCTGCGCATGGGCGCCGCGCGCGCCCCGCAGGCCACCACGTTCCACTCGTTCTGCTACGCCCTCGTCCGCGCCCACCAGGACATCGACCTGTTCGTCGAGCCCCTGCGGCTGCTGTCCGGCCCCGAACAGGACGTGGCGGTCCGTGAACTGCTGGCGGGCCAGCCCGACCTGGAGCGCCTGGGGCTCGCGCATGTGCGCTGGCCGGACGAACTGCGCGCCTGTCTGACCACGCGCGGGTTCGCCGACGAGGTCCGCGCGGTCCTCGCCCGCAGCCGCGAACTGGGCCTGGCGCCCGAGGACCTGCGGGCCTTCGCTCGCCGCATCGGCCGCCCGGACTGGCTCGCGGCCTCCGCCTTCCTCGCCGAGTACCTCGACGTCCTCGACCTGCAGGGGGTGCTCGACTACGCGGAACTGGTCCACCGGGCCGTGCTCCTGGCCGGTCGCCCCGGCGTCGCAGAGCACCTGGCCGCCCAGTACGACGCGGTCTACGTCGACGAGTACCAGGACACCGACCCCGCGCAGGTACGGCTGCTCGGGGCCCTCGCGGGCGGCGGGCGCACCCTGGTCGCGTTCGGTGACCCCGACCAGTCGATCTACACCTTCCGGGGCGCCGACGTGAACGGCATCCTGGAGTTCCCGCAGGCCTTCCCGCGCGCGGACGGCCGCCAGGCCCCGGTCGCGGTCCTCCGGAACTCCCGCCGCTCCGGGGCGGGCCTGCTCGCCGCCACCCGTCTCCTCACCCAGCGCATGCCGCTCACCCGCCTCCCCGCCGAGAAGGTACGGGCCCACCGCGAGCTCAGGCCGGTGCGGGACGGGGGGAGCGTCGAGGTCTACACGTACCCGACGCAGGGCACCGAGCTGGACAACGTCGCGGACGTCCTGCGCCGGGCCCACCTGGAGGACGGTGTCCCCTGGAGCGAGATGGCGGTCCTGGTGCGCGCCGGTGCCCGCACGATCCCCTCGATCCGGCGCGCCCTCACCTCCGCGGGTGTCCCCCTGGAGATCGACGGCGACGACCTGCCCCTGCGCCACGAACCGGCCGTACAGCCCCTCCTGACGGCACTGCGGGCGGTGGCGCGGGCGGAGCTGGGGGAGGAGGCACGGGTGGAGTTGGGGGAGGAGGCCCCGACGACCTCGGCCGAGGAGACCGGCGATTCATCCGGTACACCCGATATGTCCCTCGCGTCAGACGTGCCCGACTCGCGGTCCTCCTGGCTCGACACCGAGACCGCGCTCAACCTTCTCGCCTCCCCTCTCGCGGGCATGGACACCGCCGATCTGCGACGTCTCGGCCGCGCGCTGCGCGAGGAGGAGCGGGCCGGCGGCAACCCCGTACCGCCGCCCTCGGACGAACTGCTGGCACGCGCGCTGGCGGAGCCGGAGCGGCTGGTGGCGCACGACCCGGTGTACGCGCGGGGCGCGCAGCGCCTGGGCGCGCTGCTGCGGAAGGCCCGTGAACGCCTCGCGGGCGGCGGTACGGCCGAGGAGGCGTTGTGGGAGCTGTGGGACGGCACGCCGTGGCCCAGGCGACTGGAGCGGGCCGCCAGGCGCGGTGGCGCGGCCGGGCGCAACGCGGACCGTGATCTCGACGCCGTGTGCGCGCTGTTCGCCACGGCGGCACGCGCGGAGGAGCGCACCGGCGGCCTCGGCGCCCTCAACTTCCTGGCGGAGATCGAGGCCGAGGACATCGCCGCCGACACACTCACCGGGCGGGCCGTCCGCCCTGACGCCGTACGCCTGATGACCGCGCACCGGTCCAAGGGCCTGCAATGGCGCCTGGTCGTCGTCGCGGGCGTGCAGGAGGGCCTGTGGCCGGACCTGCGCCGTCGCGGCTCCCTCCTGGAGGCCGACCGCATCGGCCGCGACGGGCTCGCCGAACCGCTCACCCCGGGCGCGCTGCTCGCGGAGGAACGCCGGCTGTTCTACGTGGCCGCCACGCGCGCGCGTGAGCGCCTCGTCGTCACCGCCGTGAAGGCCCCCGCCGACGACGGCGACCAGCCCTCCCGCTTCCTCGCCGAACTCGGCGTCGAACCCAAGGACGTCACCGGCCGCCCCCGCCGCCCGCTGTCCGTGGCCGCCCTCGTCGCCGAACTGCGCGCCACGACGGTGGACCCGCGCGTGTCGGACACCCTCCGTGAGGCCGCCGCCCTGCGCCTGGCGCGACTGGCCGCGCTGAGCGACGAGGACGGCCGCCCGCTCGTGCCGTCGGCGCACCCGTACCGCTGGTGGGGCATGTTCGAGCCCACCGAGAGCAAGGTGCCGCTCAGGAACCGCGACCAGCCCGTCGTACTGTCCGGCAGCGCCCTCGACCAGCTCGCCAACACGTGCGCCCTGCAGTGGTTCCTCGGCCGCGAGGTGAAGGCCGACGCGCCCGCGACCGCCGCCCAGGGCTTCGGCAACGTCGTGCACGTCCTCGCCGACGAGGTCGCCTCCGGACGCACCCCCGCCGACCTCGACGTCCTCATGGAGCGCCTCGACTCCGTGTGGAACGCGCTCGCCTTCGACGCGCCCTGGAAGTCGGAGCAGGAGAAGCAGCACGCGCGCGCGGCGCTCGAACGCTTCCTGAAATGGCATGTCATGGACCGCACGGGGCGGGCCCCGGTGGCCAGCGAGCACGACTTCGACGTCACCCTCGGGGCGGGCGACTACGAGGTGCGCATCCGGGGCTCCATGGACCGCGTCGAGGCCGACACCGAGGGTCGCGCGTACGTCGTCGACTTCAAGACGGGCAAGCAGCCCGTGAGTTCCGCCGAGGTGGCCCGTCACCCCCAGCTCGCCGTGTACCAGCTCGCGGTCCGCGAGGGAGCCGTCGACGAGCCCTTCGGTGGCGTACGCCCCGAACCGGGCGGTGCCGAACTCGTCCAGCTGCGGCAGGGCGCGGCCAAGAAGAACGGTGGCGAGACCGTTCCCAAGGTGCAGGCCCAGGAACCGTTGGAAGGGGAGTGGGTGGGAGACCTCCTGGCCACGGCCGCCGGCAAGGTCCTGGACGAACGTTTCTCCCCAACCACCGGACAACACTGTGCACACTGCGCGTTCCGGGCATCGTGCAGTGCTCGCCCGGAGGGCCGTCACGTGGTCGAGTGACACCCGCCCGCAGGGCGACCCGGCACCCGCTGTCAGTGGCCGGCGCTAGCCTCTCTGGAATGTCCGCCCGTATCAGCGACCCCGAGCAGCTCAAGGAGCTCCTCGGCATCCCGTTCACCCCGGAGCAGACGGCCTGCATCATCGCGCCGCCCGCCCCGCAGGTGATCGTGGCCGGAGCCGGGTCGGGCAAGACCACGGTGATGGCCGCGCGCGTGGTGTGGCTGGTCGGCACCGGACAGGTCGCCCCCGAGCAGGTGCTCGGCCTGACCTTCACCAACAAGGCGGCCGGCGAACTCGCCGAGCGCGTACGCAAGGCCCTGGTCAGAGCGGGCATCACCGACCCGGACGTGATCGACCCGGACAACCCGCCGGGCGAGCCGGTCATCTCCACGTACCACGCCTTCGCGGGCCGCCTCCTGACCGACCACGGCCTGCGCATCGGCCTGGAACCCAGCTCCCGGCTCCTCGCCGACGCCACCCGCTACCAGCTCGCCGCGCGCGTCCTCAGGGAGTCCCCCGGCCCGTACCCGGCACTGACCCGCTCCTTCCCGGACCTGGTCGGCGACCTGCTGACGCTCGACTCCGAACTCGCCGAGCACCTCGTACGACCCGAGGACCTGCGCGCGTACGACGCCGAACTGCTGCGCGAGCTGGAGGGCGCCAAGCTCACCAACGCGGACCTCCGCAAGGTCCCCGAGGCCGCTGCCGCCCGGCGTGAACTCACCGGACTGGTGGGCCGCTACCGCGCGGCAAAACGCGAGCGGGACCTCCTCGACTTCGGTGACCAGATCGCCCTGTCCGCCGACCTCGCCCGGCTCCCCGAGGTGGGGCGCATCCTGCGGGACGAGTTCCGGGTGGTCCTGCTCGACGAGTACCAGGACACCTCGGTGGCCCAGCGCGTCCTGCTGGCGGGCCTGTTCGGCGGCGGCACCGGCCACCCCGTGACCGCGGTCGGCGACCCCTGTCAGGCCATCTACGGCTGGCGTGGAGCTTCGGTGGCCAACCTCGACGACTTCCCCGAGCACTTCGCCCACCCCGACGGCCGCCCCGCGACCCGCCAGGCGCTCAGTGAGAACCGTCGCAGCGGCGGCCGTCTCCTCGACCTCGCCAACGGACTCGCGCAGCCCCTGCGGGCCATGCACGCGGGCGTGGAGGCCCTCCGGCCCGCCCCAGGAGCCGAAGGCGACGGCGTGGTCCGCTGCGCCCTGCTGAATACCCACGCCGAGGAACTCGACTGGATCGCCGACTCGATCGCCCACCTCGTGCGCACCGGCAAGGAACCCGGCGAGATCGCGGTCCTGTGCCGCACGGCCACCGACTTCGCCGAGATCCAGGGCGCGCTCGTCGCCCGTGACGTCCCGGTCGAGGTGGTCGGCCTCTCCGGGCTGCTCCACCTCCCCGAGGTCGCCGACCTCGTCGCCGTCTGCGAAGTCCTCCAGGACCCCGGCGCCAACGCCTCCCTCGTCCGCCTCCTCACCGGCCCGCGCTGGCGGATCGGCCCACGCGACCTCGCCCTCCTGGGGCGCCGCGCCAGGCTGCTCGTCTCCCACGCGCGCGTGGACGGTGACGACGACCCGGACCGCCGGCTCGCCGCAGCCGTCGAGGGTGTCGACCCGTCCGAGGTGATCTCGCTGGCGGACGCGCTGGACACGTTTCTGGAGCTCCCGCTCGAAGCCGAAGGGGAGGACGACGGGCTGCCGTTCTCGCCGGACGCGCGCGTACGGTTCGCCCGGCTCGCCGCCGAACTGCGCGACCTGCGCCGCTCGCTCGCCGACCCGCTCATGGACGTCCTCCACCGGGTGCTCGCCGTCACCGGCCTGGAGGTGGAACTCTCCGCCTCCCCGCACGCGCTCGCCGCCCGCCGTCGCGAGACCCTGTCCAACTTCCTGGACATCGCCGCCTCCTTCGCCACCAACAGCGCCGGAGAGGCCACACTGCTCGCCTTCCTCGGCTTCCTGCGTACGGCCGCCCAGTATGAGAAGGGCCTCGACAACGCCCTGCCG from the Streptomyces sp. NBC_00310 genome contains:
- a CDS encoding lysylphosphatidylglycerol synthase transmembrane domain-containing protein, producing MKQQSVHPDDAAGTSDASSRPNAAEGGDEGADNVSEKAPGTTPPLAESGSSKTHEDQKQQVEQDEQDEKDTGEAHAEEVEGDEPLLPARVHRPSDLMRLSVGILGIIVLLAIAAFAHGTTSGLEQDISKGTGQAPDLLIKLAGLGSSIAILLVPVAFAIERLIKRDGLRIADGVLAAVLAHGVTLATDLWVARAAPDSIQEALTQPSPGDIHALTDPVHGYLAPVIAYMTAVGMSRRPRWRAVLWIVLLLDAFSMLVTGYTTPFSIILTVLIGWTVAYGTLYAVGSPNVRPTGRTLMAGLRRVGFKPVSAAREEVPETAEGGDRGRRYFVTLEDGPPLDVTVVDREQQAQGFFYRVWRRLTLRGITTRRSLQSLRQALEQEALLAYAAIAAGANAPKLIATSELGPDAVMLVYEHTGGRTLDSLADDEVTDELMSDTWHQVKALQSRRIAHRRLVGDAILVDRSGTVILTDLRVGEIAAGDLVLRMDVSQLLTSLGLRVGAERAVASAVSVLGPDAVADCLPLLQPIALSRSTRATLRRLARERAEREREAVLEASHLAKQARAEEHSRAAEPGKADKKAVRAEQRAEKRAIDEALEEAREEDLLTQIRHQVLLIRPQAPVEPVRLERVKPRTLISLIAGAIGAYFLLTQLTHIEFGPLIENAEWGWVAAAVFFSALSYVAAAMSLLGFVPERVPFLRTIAAQVAGSFVKIVAPAAVGGVALNTRFLQRAGVRPGLAVASVGASQLFGLGCHILMLLAFGYLTGTEKTPSLSPSRTVIAGLLTVAVLVLVMTSIPFLRKFVVTRVRSLFAGVVPRMLDVLQRPQKLVTGIGGMLLLTGCFVMCLDASIRAFGNDDVSISIASVAVVFLAGNALGSAAPTPGGVGAVEATLTVGLIAVGLPKEVAAPAVLLFRLLTLWLPVLPGWLAFNQLSRKGAL
- a CDS encoding MGMT family protein, coding for MSEESLPADALPEYAERVLEVTDLIPPGRVMTYGDVAEWLGEGGPRQVGRVMALYGGAVPWWRVVRADGVLLPGHELRALDRYRAEGTPLREASRTTEGHVPRVDMRRARWDGDGRAEGHT
- a CDS encoding ATP-dependent helicase — encoded protein: MSSSFSTRRLSHTQVRQGSRGAYRLVRTPPPRTDPPRLDAEQRGVVDHETGPLLVLAGPGTGKTTTLVESVAARVARGADPARVLVLTFSRKAAVELRDRMALRMGAARAPQATTFHSFCYALVRAHQDIDLFVEPLRLLSGPEQDVAVRELLAGQPDLERLGLAHVRWPDELRACLTTRGFADEVRAVLARSRELGLAPEDLRAFARRIGRPDWLAASAFLAEYLDVLDLQGVLDYAELVHRAVLLAGRPGVAEHLAAQYDAVYVDEYQDTDPAQVRLLGALAGGGRTLVAFGDPDQSIYTFRGADVNGILEFPQAFPRADGRQAPVAVLRNSRRSGAGLLAATRLLTQRMPLTRLPAEKVRAHRELRPVRDGGSVEVYTYPTQGTELDNVADVLRRAHLEDGVPWSEMAVLVRAGARTIPSIRRALTSAGVPLEIDGDDLPLRHEPAVQPLLTALRAVARAELGEEARVELGEEAPTTSAEETGDSSGTPDMSLASDVPDSRSSWLDTETALNLLASPLAGMDTADLRRLGRALREEERAGGNPVPPPSDELLARALAEPERLVAHDPVYARGAQRLGALLRKARERLAGGGTAEEALWELWDGTPWPRRLERAARRGGAAGRNADRDLDAVCALFATAARAEERTGGLGALNFLAEIEAEDIAADTLTGRAVRPDAVRLMTAHRSKGLQWRLVVVAGVQEGLWPDLRRRGSLLEADRIGRDGLAEPLTPGALLAEERRLFYVAATRARERLVVTAVKAPADDGDQPSRFLAELGVEPKDVTGRPRRPLSVAALVAELRATTVDPRVSDTLREAAALRLARLAALSDEDGRPLVPSAHPYRWWGMFEPTESKVPLRNRDQPVVLSGSALDQLANTCALQWFLGREVKADAPATAAQGFGNVVHVLADEVASGRTPADLDVLMERLDSVWNALAFDAPWKSEQEKQHARAALERFLKWHVMDRTGRAPVASEHDFDVTLGAGDYEVRIRGSMDRVEADTEGRAYVVDFKTGKQPVSSAEVARHPQLAVYQLAVREGAVDEPFGGVRPEPGGAELVQLRQGAAKKNGGETVPKVQAQEPLEGEWVGDLLATAAGKVLDERFSPTTGQHCAHCAFRASCSARPEGRHVVE
- a CDS encoding UvrD-helicase domain-containing protein, which gives rise to MSARISDPEQLKELLGIPFTPEQTACIIAPPAPQVIVAGAGSGKTTVMAARVVWLVGTGQVAPEQVLGLTFTNKAAGELAERVRKALVRAGITDPDVIDPDNPPGEPVISTYHAFAGRLLTDHGLRIGLEPSSRLLADATRYQLAARVLRESPGPYPALTRSFPDLVGDLLTLDSELAEHLVRPEDLRAYDAELLRELEGAKLTNADLRKVPEAAAARRELTGLVGRYRAAKRERDLLDFGDQIALSADLARLPEVGRILRDEFRVVLLDEYQDTSVAQRVLLAGLFGGGTGHPVTAVGDPCQAIYGWRGASVANLDDFPEHFAHPDGRPATRQALSENRRSGGRLLDLANGLAQPLRAMHAGVEALRPAPGAEGDGVVRCALLNTHAEELDWIADSIAHLVRTGKEPGEIAVLCRTATDFAEIQGALVARDVPVEVVGLSGLLHLPEVADLVAVCEVLQDPGANASLVRLLTGPRWRIGPRDLALLGRRARLLVSHARVDGDDDPDRRLAAAVEGVDPSEVISLADALDTFLELPLEAEGEDDGLPFSPDARVRFARLAAELRDLRRSLADPLMDVLHRVLAVTGLEVELSASPHALAARRRETLSNFLDIAASFATNSAGEATLLAFLGFLRTAAQYEKGLDNALPGGENTVKVLTAHRSKGLEWDVVAVPGLVTGTFPSTQGREKWTAQGKVLPHELRGDADTLPDVEAWDARGLKAFQEAMKDHQHTEELRLGYVTFTRPRSLLLGSGHWWGPSQKRPRGPSGFLKALYDHCVAGHGEIEAWADEPEEDAENPALHDAAADHAWPLPLDDTALMRRRAAAETVLAHLERAASREDTYPDAAQRPDPHSYDDPDWPPPPDEEALHEDDDFPDGFPDDVSYEEEDGFPADIPESIHDEDTGDWHSWSPNRPAQAPHARGGHAAPNARTPAVPHARRHPAASGLTPEEARTVASWDRDLDALAGELMRARAKVTDVPLPASLTASQLMRLAADPDGFAQELARPMPRPPQPAARRGTRFHAWVEARFEALRLPMLEPEDLPGSEAEIADERDLEALKEAFEHTPYAHRTPYRVEAPFQLGIAGRVVRGRIDAVYRESDGDGTTTYEIVDWKTSRTRTADPLQLAVYRLAWAEQQGAPLESVGAAFLYVRTGEVVRPENLPDRDALERLLLEEPDADGRPVSATEGPESSPDGSGTVTDEPPDEHVGAGR